Genomic window (Drosophila ananassae strain 14024-0371.13 chromosome 3L, ASM1763931v2, whole genome shotgun sequence):
CGACACCCCGTCAGTCCGACACCCCGACGCCCAAAAAACACAGAACATTCGCCGCAATTGAAGGAGGTCGAGGTGAAATTCATCAAGTGCCACTACAAGGCGCGCGTCTAACGTCACGTTACAGAATTATATAGTCCAAAGAACCGAGAACCAGATGACCCCAGCTACGTATACATATCCCAGTGCTGTGTGTGCTGTGCGTCCAAAAGAATTGTGAAAGTAAGAACGAAGATTCCATCTGGCCGCCCATTTCGCGTCGTTCCAATTTAAAAACGGAACGAGCTCCGGGTGCTCCAAGTGCAGCCTGCTCCCCTTTAATTAAGTTTCATTTAATCCAACTTaaatcaaattcaatttgcaGTGGGGCAGGGCCGCGCTCGGAATGTACACACATCGCAAAAAGTATCTGATGGATACATCATCGAGTTATTATTCTGTCACCAACTTATGTCACCTGCGGGCGGTGGCGTCACTCCACCTGGGCAGGCATATGGGCTTCCCTGGGCCCTGGGGCCAACTTTCACAGGGAAATTACACTTTCCTACTGCCTCCCCCGGGACAATGGGCAGCGAAGTGCACAAAACTTTTCATACTTGCCACTTTCTGGAAGCAACGAACCGTTGCCAATAAATCGCATTCAGCGAGAGTTATTCAAAAGCGCTATTTTGACGGGCTATTTGGTCCGAAGCCCGCCCGGCATCCGCTTATGAACATGGTGGTGCTTCCGCCCGGGAAGTTGTCACTCCATGGGAGAAATGGTTCAACTCTTGCCATTAATGTACTCGAGTCCCATTGATTTCCCCAAACTCTTGACCTCCGGAGACGGTCTGTAACCCCCAGTCTGCTAATGTGCTGTTCGATTTTCATGCCGCATATGATTATGGAGCTCGTGGGGGTCTCTCGACCTGGGCGGCGTAGTTTCGGGGCTGGAAAGCCTCAAATGGGGAATGCGTAAACATTCGCAGCGGCGAACTGGGTCAATCAATACCCGCCAGATTGTGGGGTGCGCCTTGCGAATACCCGGAGTTATCGGGGGATTTTATGGTTCTGCCTGGCAGTCGCCTCTCGATAAGCCAGATCCGCTCCCAATTCGCACTGGGGAACCCTGAGAAAGCTAGAAGTGGATCGGGCACTTGAGGGGATCGAGCTCCACTGGCCACTGTGCCAGCCGTCACTCTCGGCCAGCTCAAGTGACGGCTCGGAAGAGTCTAATGTGTCGCTTGACTAATTACCGACTCGATCGGCGCTCAGCTGTCAGTGCGACATGACCGCGAGTGGATCACGCCCACACCCATATCCACACCGCCCCGCCCTGGGCTCTAGTGGCTATTTAAAGCGTTCGGTTTCGCCTGGCCAACGAACTCTGACTGCATCTATTTGTGCACCAGGGAGGAGGAATTATGGACCCATTTTGCCCATTAACTCATTTCTACACAGTGAGCCCCTCGAGGAGCAGGAAACTGCGATTTTGTCGTGTTAGCTGAAATGAAGACTTGGTGGGACTCCcttctgtttgtttttctttctgtgtACCCAGTACTGGGTACTGCCGCACCCACTGTCGCATCGCGATTTGATTTCTGCCCAGACAGAGGGGGAAACTGGGGGAGCCTGGTGTGGGGAAGGAAGTAAACAAACAAgccgccaccgccactgccacCGTCGCCGCCAAGGAGAATTTTGTCCACTTCAGCGCTCTCCACATAAATCATAGACCCATAGAcgccccagcagcagcagggggagccggaggagcaggaggaatAAAAATCGATGCgacaagaaataaaaatagaaaacggAAAAGCCTGTGATGGGGGGAAGTGGGGAGAGGGCCTAGCTGGAAAAGCTGCCTTCCGTCTGATTGAGTTTGTGGACAGATTAGATTGGTTTTCCCCCTGGAAATGGGGGAGTCTATTCTTAGGCAAGGCGTCTCTGATGAGGACTCACAACTGGGGAGACTCTTCCGAAGATCCCCAAGCATTCCAGGCGATCTGGCCACGCTGGAAAAGCGCTTCCAACGGCAATTACCAAAGCCAGGCTTGGAGTTTCCTCTCCCAGAGAGAGCTTCTAATGCCTCCCGCAGACACACCTTGTTGGCCGCGCTCCGCTCTAGCTTCCAGCACCGAGCACTGAGCACCGAGCGTCGAGCGTCGAGTTGGAATTCAGGTTTTGGCTCGAACTCTTCTCGGCCAGGTTAGCGTGCTGACGAGCCGTTAGCTCGCCGCTCTCTGATTTCGTTGCGTTCTCCGCCATGGCTCGTTCGCTCCATGCTCCATGCCCCATGCCTCCACGCTGTACAGTTATTAGCATGGCTGGTGGCTCTCTCTCCACTGGCACTCCTCTGGCTTTGCTTTGCTCGGCTGCTTTATCTGTTTGTCCGCCTCGCCAGCCAGTTCGTCTTGGCCCGTCCGTCGTCTTCTTGGCCAGAAACCGGTTTCTAATGCAACCTCGCAGCGCTTTCCTGCCACTTTGCATTGCCCGGAGAGCAGTCTCCATGTTAATGTTTTCCACTATTTGGGTCACAGCCCGCCCACCCCGCTCCCACGGAGCCACGAACCACGAAAAGCGAAGCTAACCACGTAAACAAGCAACTGGCTAACTGCTTCTTAGCCAGCTCGAGTCGGTTGCCAAGTCAACGGCCCAGCCCCAGGTTTTCCGGGGATGGTGAAAAGCGTCACTGAGTCACGGCGGAGTCAGAGGCGGGGGTGGAGGCGACAGTCACCTGCCATTCATAAATGGCCTTTGTTTTGGTGGCTTATCTTATCGCGGGGACGCATTCTAGCAGAGTTCCTAGTAGAACCAGATACCCGATACTGAGAGCTCGAAATGCCAATGCGAAAACCCGCCATGATAAGAGGGGGTTATGGGAACCTGCTCGGCTACCAGCCGATCCGTTCTATTTTCGGAGGAGTGACGTGCAACGCCGGGGAGTCAGTGTCATGGAGCGGGCAGTGGATCTGGCCGACCCAGGAAATGAAGTGTGCGACAGAAACGTGTGTGtagatacatttgtatctgATCGGTGTTGTGGAACGTTTCCCTGGCTACCGAACGGGAGGGCCAATAAGAATCTCCCCCTCCGCCGAGCTCTCCTGGCCGCCTCCGTCCAACAGAATGCGAAGCAGGAGAGGAAAACAGAACCGAGAACAGAGCCAGGAAGCAGAAAGCAGAAAACCTAAAACAGAAGGGTGGAAAAGTGGAGTAGCCCAGCCAAGCCAATAACAACAATGTGGGCCGAGCGCTCGAAGAGCTGACAAAACAGAAACGGATAGAATGTCGTTCCATGAGATACTCCGGGAGTGAGGTGGTTTCTGGCTCTCACCGCCGCTCACCAGCTCTCCGCGGCGAGCACGCCCGGAGAGAGGCTCTCCACGGGCCAGTCCGACTCGGGTTCGGGGCTGTGTGCGTGAGCTGCGGCTATGAAGCTATGAAGTCATACCGTCCAATTGTATCTCGCTTGTATTTGTATCTAAAGCCACCGAAAACTCCCGACCACagcccaaaaaacaaaaagatacAAAGCCAAGGAGGGCCTAAGCGCTAATGGCGCAATTCCCGCAGTCAACTCACCCGAACTACGGGGCTCCGGTCAGAATCCTTTGGCTAATCCACTTGGTTGGGTCGCAGGAGTACTCTGAGGCGCCAGGTGCTTGCTTTGGCTTTTCACTGATTTCCCGATGCGATGCACTCTCACTCGCTTTCACTGATAAACAAATTCTTGCCACTTTTTTCTATTCGAACGCGAAAAAAGACAATTTGTTGTCGTCGTCGGATCGTCGTTGAATACCTGTTGAGAATCGACGTTTGAGTTTTGACTTTGAGTGAGTAATGGAGAGCGGGGCGGAGGGGCTGGAAGGGGGCGAAtacaagagagagagacaggGTGGGGTGGTGGTGGGCGTGGGTGAAAACTGCGCGAATAGTGGTTGCTGATAAATTAATttccaatttatttataaacactGCCGCGAATTGCGCGCTTTTCTTCcacttttccgcttttccgcTCGCCTGCTCAGTtctgctggctggctggctggctgcttgATTCCGCGTCAACGTACCGTCCTCACAAATATTCGAAGTGCTCTGCACGAAGATACTTAGATACTTTCAGTCGCGAACCTTACTCGTTGAAATTCGGagagatacaagatacaattCACACTTGAGGTACAAATCCACTGGGGAGAGAGCCAAAGCTCGGTGGTTCTTCGTGCTCTACCCGGTTCGAGAGCTCTCTGAGAGCGAGAAACCGGTCGGAGAAGCGCCACCACCGGATAGCAGTATTGGAAAGTTTGGATGCTTGGATTTGAAAATGTGGCGCCAAATGAATAAATGCGggatataaataataattaagtaTTTAGCTCTAAAAATATGATTCTCAATTGGAGGTTTTATTAAaccattttaattaattaataccCCTAACAGGTATTACATTGTACAATTGTTTTCAATTATATTTAGATTTACGATGACTACGAGTACTTTGATAATCGCTCCTTCCCATAAGATATGGAAATACAGTTTTTATCCATTCATCTACACTCTGGCTACCTTATCGCTTCCGGTAGAGGCAGGGCTTCAGGGAGAACGACTTCAGCTTGGTGGTCTTGGGCACATGCCGCATCTTCTTGAACTGGAAGAAGTAAAAGTAGTTCACAGCCACGTCCTTCTTGATGAGGTCGAAGCCGCAGGCTGCCAGGCAGCGAACAAACTCCCGAACATCCTCGAATCTGGACTGGATCTCTGCTATGTAGACGCTGCCGTGCAGCTTGAGCACTCTGTTGGCCTCCAGGAAGAACTCGTTCAGGTCGGTGCCCATCAGTGACAGGCAGTAGACGGCCACGTCCAGAGACTGGGCCTGAAGGGGCGTCTCGGTGATGTTGCAGGCGATGATGTCGCTCCTGGCTGCCACCAAGTCCATGGAGTAAACTTTGTTGGGCAGCGACTGGGCCAGCTTGCCCTCGCCGCAGCCGAAGTCCCCGATGATGGCTGTTTTGGGCAGGCGTTTGAGGGTTTTGATGATGCGGTTCAGCGGGTTGGTGGGCCACTTTTCCACCTGCTGGCGGTAGCCTGCGTGGTAGGCCTCGAAGGCGGAGGCGTCCTGGCGGAAGAGGGCGGCCGCCTTGCGACTGGTCACCGAATAGAGCTGCTCGTTGATGTACCGGAACCGTCCACCCAACAGCTCCGACTGCAGTTTGCTGGCCAGCGAGCTGGAGGAAGGAGTGGAGGCAGCCGGCGACGGAGCCGTCTCCATCGCCTCCACAGCCGCCTGGGCCAGCTCGGGCTTCAGGTTCAGCTGCTTCTTGCCACCCTTGGTGGCTTGTGTGGGGGCGCGCTGCTTCTCGATCCTTCCAGTTCTCACCTTGTGCATGGCCCGGATGCCGTCCTCCACGTCGTCATCGTCCGAGGAGGCTGAGTCTTGGGGTGGGGCCAGAGGACCACCCCCCTGCCGGTAGTTGAACTTTCCATTCGTAGGTTTCTTCGCTGTGACCTCCGCTGGTTTGGCCTTATTCTTCTttggtttctttttcttcGGCTTCTTGGCGGCAGCCACTCCATTCCCCGTTGGCGCAATAGACTTGAATTCAATGATCTCGGCTCCTTTTTCCCAGGGGGGCACTTCGAACGGCTTCATTTTTGAAGTACAAGTTGTTGACtgaaaattgtaaacaaattCTGGAACACGTGAAGATACTGCAAAAGGGGATAACGCGTCTggaaaaaataccaaaaacccaGTGTTGGTAAGGCCATAACCGGTTCCTCGCTAAAGGGCgggatatttaaaataattaaacctTTGATTCATTATTTCTCCGCATTTAAAACTCGACCACTTCAACGAATGTTCTTTCACATAGTTTTTATTCTTGCACTAAACTAGAGTTCAACAATTTTGTGggctttcttttgtttttctctcCGTATTAGTTCGTAATTTTCGGTTTTACGCTTTGTCGTATAAACTAAATAACTTAAGGGCTAgattgaatatttttacaaCTGAATCGACGAAAGTGCTGCTCGGAAAGATGTCTCTGCTCATCGCTTAGCTTATGTAGTCTAGAACCGTAACTATGACAATCAGTTGACTCGTTTAACATACAGATACAGACCGTTAATTGCAGTTAATTCTGTTAATTCGTGTTTACTAGGTTAGAAAAGGCTTACTAACTAATTTTTGTTTCCCAACAAACCGTGTATACTCCCCCTCCCACTTCCTCTCCATAGAGTCCTTCTTCGTATATCCTTTGAGCCAATCGAAAGCAGTTTAACACGCTAAAAACATTTGCGATTTACAATTGCTATCCACTAAGAAGTATTCTTGTATTATTAGTTCTAATTGCCTTATAGAGTGGGTCTCGAACCGCGAATCGTGCCTATAATTGCAGTGTATAAATTGGATTGCAGTACATGCAGTACAGTACAGTGTGTCATTGGATTCTTCTGCTCCGCTTACGCTGACTATTTTTGGAAACGATCTACCGACTTTTGTGACAATCTCACGCAAATCTCTAAGATAACTCCGTAACTACATATCCGTAGCATTAATCGTAGGTCTTTAAGGTTAGTTGTATAAATTAAAGCATTTCTTtgtaatacaaaaatataactACAACGGAATCGGGCAGACGCAAACGCGGACGCAGGCGCCCCGTACatacaatataatatataaatatatatatttatcgaAAAGATGCTGGCTGGGTAGTGTTCGGTTCCGGTCTCTCCTGTTCGAAGGCTGCCTCTTTAGGTGCATAAAATTGCGCTACTCTAAGCTATCGAACCCTCGCCGACGTGACTTCCTCTAAGATCAGTAATCGACTTCTTAGCCTACGAGTAATTAAATTACAGTTAATAGTTGACGACGTGGCGGTCCTTAAAACTtctggatgtgtgtgtgtgtggtgtacCGGATTATATTTAGAATATAACAGTGGTTCGAGCGGGCTCTCCAGTTAGTGGCTGGCCTAGTAGCTAGCCTCGTGCCCGGCCAGAATGTACAGATCGTGCCCCTCCTCGCTGCCCAGGGAGCCGGTCCTCAGAAGCTGGCTCTCCAGGGCCACAACCCTGTGGAGTGAGAAAGCAGTGTTTTAGATCGGAATGCTATGAGCGAACTATACC
Coding sequences:
- the LOC6494442 gene encoding ribosomal RNA-processing protein 8, yielding MKPFEVPPWEKGAEIIEFKSIAPTGNGVAAAKKPKKKKPKKNKAKPAEVTAKKPTNGKFNYRQGGGPLAPPQDSASSDDDDVEDGIRAMHKVRTGRIEKQRAPTQATKGGKKQLNLKPELAQAAVEAMETAPSPAASTPSSSSLASKLQSELLGGRFRYINEQLYSVTSRKAAALFRQDASAFEAYHAGYRQQVEKWPTNPLNRIIKTLKRLPKTAIIGDFGCGEGKLAQSLPNKVYSMDLVAARSDIIACNITETPLQAQSLDVAVYCLSLMGTDLNEFFLEANRVLKLHGSVYIAEIQSRFEDVREFVRCLAACGFDLIKKDVAVNYFYFFQFKKMRHVPKTTKLKSFSLKPCLYRKR